The genome window TGCGGCCCCGCGCTCCGCGGTCACGTCCTGCCAGCCGGGGGGCGGCTCCAAGGACAGGGGAGCCGCCGCCAGAGGCCAGGGCAAACCCACGAGGATCGCGGCCACCACAACCATGGCCAGAGTGTAACAGCCTCTTGCGCCTCCCGCAATACCGGGCTTGTGGATCGCCGGCTGATTTTGACATAATGCCAAGCGATATGGGCTTCCAGGTCGGCGTCAAGGAAGTATTGGCCTCGGGCGGAGCCCCCTTGGCCTCCCTCATTCTGCTCTCGGTCTATTCCATCGCCCTCATATGGGAGCGCTGGCGCTTCTACCGGCGGTCCCTGACGGGACTCAAGGATTATCTCGGGAAGGTGCGCAAGATCATAGACGAGGGGAATCTCTCCGACGCGGTGAGTTTGAGCCGCTCCTATAGGGGCCTGGCCTCCGCCGTGGTGCTCACAAGCCTCATCGGCCCCACTCACCGTGAAGAGCGCAAGCGCTATTCCCAGCGCGCCATCGACAAGGCCTTCTCACAGCTGCAGGCGCGCCTATCCACCTTGGGGACCATCGCGAGCACAGCGCCCTTCATCGGCCTCTTCGGCACCGTGATCGGCGTCATGCGCGCCTTCCATGATTTGGCCAGCGCGACCGGGGCCGGGCCCGGAGTCGTGGCCATAGGCATCTCCGAAGCGCTGGTCTGCACCGCGGCCGGGCTTTTCGTCGCCATTCCTGCCGTGGCCGCCTACAACCACTTCAACCAGAACTCGGCGCGCTTTGCCGAGGAAATGGGCTGGATTTCCGAGGAGATCCTCCAGCACCTGGCCGAGAAAGCCAAGCCTTGAGAGAGCCCATGCAGTTGAACGGCAAGGTCTCCCGCGGCCGCACCATCGCCGAGCTCAACCTCATCCCCCTCATCGACGTGGCGCTCATCCTCGTCATCATTTTCATGGTCCTCACCCCGATACTCGTGCAGTCCCAGCTCACCGTCAAG of Elusimicrobiota bacterium contains these proteins:
- a CDS encoding MotA/TolQ/ExbB proton channel family protein, which translates into the protein MPSDMGFQVGVKEVLASGGAPLASLILLSVYSIALIWERWRFYRRSLTGLKDYLGKVRKIIDEGNLSDAVSLSRSYRGLASAVVLTSLIGPTHREERKRYSQRAIDKAFSQLQARLSTLGTIASTAPFIGLFGTVIGVMRAFHDLASATGAGPGVVAIGISEALVCTAAGLFVAIPAVAAYNHFNQNSARFAEEMGWISEEILQHLAEKAKP